One window of Saprospiraceae bacterium genomic DNA carries:
- the uvrA gene encoding excinuclease ABC subunit UvrA, which yields MDFNYDQEFIDIIGASEHNLKEVSVKIPRNQLVVITGISGSGKSSLAFDTIYAEGQRRYMETFSHYARQFIGNIERPQVEKIDGLSPVISIEQKTTGWNPRSTVGTITEVYDLFRLLYARAADAYSHVTGNKMVRYSEDQMLELIQKQFVHKQISILAPLVRSRKGHYRELFDQIRKQGFNKVRVDGVIQELKPGLQVDRFKIHDIEVLIDRIQVNPEKSERLSYSIQTALKIGQDVLFILVQDENKLIPFSKRLMDVESGLSYDEPSPNSFSFNSPYGACPECKGLGVMHSVDMDKVIPDDSKTIHEGGIVPLGEVRENYLFKQLKQIADRHKFSFSTPVKKIPKKVLDTILFGGDDSYPAPTENVWFEGSYHLAFEGLTNMLKRWYRDTSSEKIRQFAEDFMVVTDCEVCKGSRLKQESLYFKIDERNISELAQMDISDLDNWLKNLEDRLSGKQKIIAKDILKEIKARIGFLLYVGLDYLNLNRSAISLSGGESQRTRLATQIGSQLTGITYILDEPSIGLHQRDNHRLIKSLRELTDIGNTVLVVEHDKDIMMASDYIIDLGPGAGVHGGVLVAEGSPKEFLKKNSLTADYLSGRKNITIPEKRRKGNGNYVVLYGACGHNLKNLSIKFPLGCFMCVTGVSGSGKSSLINETLYPILRAHFYKSLQRPLQYEKIEGLEFLDKVIEIDQEPIGRTPRSNPATYTGVFTEIRNLFTGLPEAKIRGYKPGRFSFNVKGGRCEVCEGGGMKVIEMNFLPDVYVHCESCNGKRYNRETLEILYKGKSIGDVLDMTVEEATVFFEHVPAIYRKLKTLCDVGLTYITLGQQATTLSGGEAQRVKLSEELSKRDTGQTLYILDEPTTGLHFEDIQHLILVLQKLVDRGNTVMVIEHNLDVIKVADYVLDLGPDGGKYGGNIVAFGTPEQLTTVKESYTGQFLKTELAELLN from the coding sequence ATGGACTTCAATTACGATCAGGAATTTATAGATATTATAGGCGCATCAGAACACAATCTGAAGGAAGTGTCTGTAAAAATTCCACGCAACCAGTTGGTTGTGATTACTGGGATTTCAGGTAGTGGAAAATCCTCCCTGGCATTTGATACGATTTATGCTGAGGGGCAAAGGCGTTATATGGAAACATTCTCCCATTATGCACGGCAGTTTATAGGAAATATTGAAAGGCCCCAGGTAGAAAAAATTGATGGATTAAGTCCGGTGATTTCTATCGAACAAAAAACAACCGGTTGGAATCCACGTTCAACCGTTGGAACCATTACTGAAGTGTATGATTTATTTCGTTTACTCTATGCCCGCGCAGCGGATGCGTATTCCCATGTAACGGGTAATAAGATGGTTCGTTATTCTGAAGATCAAATGTTGGAGTTAATCCAAAAACAGTTTGTCCATAAACAAATAAGCATTCTTGCGCCTTTGGTGCGATCCAGGAAAGGTCATTACCGTGAATTGTTTGATCAAATTCGGAAGCAGGGATTTAATAAAGTACGAGTAGATGGTGTTATTCAGGAATTAAAACCTGGATTGCAAGTGGATCGTTTTAAAATTCACGACATTGAGGTATTGATTGATCGGATCCAGGTTAATCCTGAAAAATCGGAACGACTGAGTTATAGCATTCAGACTGCATTAAAAATTGGTCAGGATGTTTTGTTTATACTTGTTCAAGATGAAAATAAATTAATCCCATTCAGCAAGCGATTGATGGATGTAGAATCAGGTTTGTCTTATGATGAACCTTCACCAAACAGCTTTTCTTTTAATTCACCTTATGGCGCTTGTCCTGAGTGTAAAGGCTTAGGAGTTATGCATTCGGTAGATATGGACAAAGTGATTCCGGATGATTCTAAAACAATTCATGAAGGTGGCATTGTGCCTTTAGGTGAAGTTCGAGAAAATTATTTGTTTAAGCAGTTAAAGCAAATTGCAGACCGTCATAAATTTTCGTTTTCAACACCTGTAAAGAAAATACCAAAGAAAGTTCTGGATACCATTTTATTCGGAGGGGACGATTCGTATCCGGCACCTACAGAAAATGTTTGGTTTGAAGGATCATACCATTTGGCTTTTGAAGGCTTGACTAATATGCTCAAACGTTGGTATCGCGACACCAGTTCGGAGAAAATTCGGCAATTTGCTGAAGACTTTATGGTAGTTACCGATTGTGAAGTATGTAAAGGAAGCAGATTAAAACAAGAGAGTCTCTACTTTAAAATTGACGAGCGAAATATTTCTGAACTGGCACAAATGGATATTTCGGATTTGGATAATTGGTTAAAAAATCTGGAAGATCGATTGTCAGGAAAGCAAAAAATTATTGCGAAAGATATCCTAAAAGAAATAAAAGCCCGCATCGGATTTTTATTATACGTAGGATTGGATTATTTGAATTTAAACCGATCCGCCATCAGTTTATCAGGAGGTGAATCGCAACGTACGCGATTAGCAACACAAATCGGTTCGCAATTAACCGGTATCACATACATCTTGGATGAACCGTCTATTGGATTGCATCAACGGGATAACCATCGATTGATAAAATCCTTGCGTGAACTTACGGACATAGGCAATACGGTGTTGGTAGTAGAGCACGACAAAGATATTATGATGGCCTCCGATTATATTATTGATCTGGGACCTGGTGCAGGTGTTCATGGAGGCGTATTGGTTGCCGAAGGAAGTCCTAAAGAGTTTTTAAAAAAGAACTCTTTGACTGCGGATTATTTATCTGGTCGAAAAAATATTACCATTCCAGAAAAAAGACGCAAGGGAAACGGAAACTATGTGGTTTTATATGGAGCGTGTGGTCACAATTTAAAAAACCTGAGCATTAAATTTCCATTGGGATGTTTTATGTGTGTAACCGGAGTTTCCGGTAGTGGAAAATCCAGTTTGATAAATGAGACCCTGTATCCAATTTTAAGAGCACATTTTTACAAGAGTTTGCAACGCCCATTGCAATATGAGAAAATTGAAGGGCTTGAATTTTTAGATAAAGTAATTGAAATAGATCAGGAACCTATTGGCAGAACACCGCGTTCAAATCCAGCAACCTATACCGGAGTCTTTACAGAGATTAGAAATTTATTTACCGGATTGCCAGAAGCAAAAATCAGGGGTTATAAGCCAGGACGTTTTTCCTTTAATGTAAAAGGCGGTCGTTGTGAAGTTTGTGAAGGTGGTGGAATGAAAGTTATCGAAATGAATTTTTTGCCGGATGTCTATGTACATTGCGAATCTTGCAATGGAAAGCGATACAATCGGGAAACCCTGGAAATTTTATATAAAGGCAAATCCATTGGAGATGTTCTGGATATGACGGTTGAAGAGGCTACTGTATTTTTTGAGCATGTTCCGGCAATTTATAGAAAATTAAAAACCCTTTGTGATGTTGGGTTAACATATATCACTTTAGGACAACAAGCAACAACGCTTTCAGGTGGAGAAGCGCAACGGGTAAAACTATCGGAAGAATTATCTAAACGGGATACCGGACAAACCTTATATATTCTTGACGAACCAACAACCGGATTGCATTTTGAAGACATTCAACATCTAATTCTTGTATTACAAAAATTAGTAGATCGGGGCAATACCGTAATGGTGATTGAGCACAATCTGGATGTGATTAAAGTTGCAGACTATGTATTGGATTTAGGTCCTGATGGGGGAAAATACGGTGGTAACATTGTTGCATTTGGTACACCGGAACAATTGACCACTGTGAAAGAAAGTTATACCGGTCAGTTTCTGAAAACTGAATTGGCTGAATTGTTAAATTAA
- a CDS encoding CHRD domain-containing protein, which yields MNKNFTYLFSFLFFCLTLQPVSLLAENGQMMFVAEMNTSNEVPPVRGDALGLMTFLVSEDRSEVYVHGAFTNLTGNIIGCHIHLGTSDTTGPVFIDLGTMITGSRIKGVFKTPPGFLAASFFGELYVNVHTTGFPNGEIRGQLNWKSEIILSTVISGASQIPPVPGQAFGLGAIRLSPNLTRMEYKIMYSGLSGPVTAAHIHAGDAFSTGPVITELQDGIVLSGTIEDPNVVQQVLFAAFFTGAYVNIHTTAHPDGEIRGQLQLDALNNGYGVMNGSQENPPNNSTAKGFGYAALNYPDMDTLFYLVGFDGLVPTAAHIHNGAAGKNGPVFTALTPSNFPGIYFGQAAISGDMLTAFFKDELYFNIHTAANPGGEIRGQIENNLLKSFAFDLCGDQEIPVKNVPAYGAAYVAVNKANTELDYGMIVQNLNGDATAAHIHDANFGANGTVLVPLDLPNPFTTNVIPITGTVAGKIDKDGAYFNVHTAANPAGEVRGQIRRTLSCKINTSIIESVIQELNLNNNFITQELFLEATLDKSMSIDLFINDAQGKLIRKWKQSFYPGFNKISIPIEQLASGFYLLNVVEGNNPLRSLKFIKN from the coding sequence ATGAACAAAAATTTTACCTATTTATTTAGTTTTTTATTTTTCTGCCTCACTTTGCAACCTGTAAGTTTGCTTGCTGAAAACGGACAAATGATGTTCGTTGCAGAAATGAATACTTCGAATGAAGTTCCACCCGTACGTGGAGATGCATTGGGACTGATGACGTTTCTGGTATCTGAAGATCGCAGTGAAGTGTATGTCCATGGTGCTTTTACCAATTTGACTGGAAATATCATTGGCTGCCACATCCATTTAGGAACGAGTGATACGACTGGCCCTGTTTTTATAGATTTAGGAACTATGATTACCGGAAGTCGTATTAAAGGGGTCTTTAAGACACCTCCAGGATTTTTAGCTGCTTCATTTTTTGGAGAACTTTATGTAAATGTGCATACCACCGGGTTTCCAAATGGAGAAATCCGAGGACAACTCAATTGGAAATCTGAAATTATTTTATCAACTGTGATCTCTGGTGCTTCCCAAATTCCACCGGTCCCAGGACAAGCATTCGGATTGGGTGCTATACGGCTCTCTCCAAATTTAACCAGGATGGAATACAAAATCATGTATTCCGGACTCAGCGGTCCGGTGACAGCTGCACATATTCACGCAGGAGATGCTTTCAGCACAGGTCCTGTAATTACCGAATTGCAAGATGGCATCGTACTTTCCGGAACCATTGAGGATCCCAATGTGGTTCAACAGGTTTTATTTGCTGCCTTTTTTACCGGAGCCTATGTAAATATTCATACCACTGCACATCCCGATGGCGAAATTCGAGGGCAATTGCAACTGGATGCGTTAAATAACGGATATGGTGTGATGAATGGAAGTCAGGAAAATCCACCGAACAACAGTACGGCCAAAGGATTTGGATATGCTGCGCTTAATTATCCGGATATGGATACTTTGTTTTATTTAGTTGGATTTGATGGATTGGTTCCAACGGCTGCACACATCCACAATGGTGCTGCAGGAAAAAATGGTCCTGTCTTTACTGCATTAACTCCTTCTAATTTTCCAGGAATTTATTTTGGTCAAGCTGCAATCAGCGGAGATATGTTGACCGCCTTTTTTAAAGATGAATTGTATTTTAACATTCATACCGCAGCAAATCCAGGAGGTGAAATTCGTGGACAAATTGAAAATAATCTTTTAAAATCATTTGCTTTTGATCTGTGTGGTGACCAGGAAATACCAGTAAAAAATGTTCCTGCCTATGGAGCAGCTTATGTTGCGGTAAACAAAGCCAATACAGAATTAGATTACGGAATGATTGTTCAAAATTTAAATGGAGATGCAACGGCTGCACATATTCATGATGCAAATTTTGGTGCAAACGGAACTGTTTTAGTTCCTTTGGATTTACCCAATCCGTTTACAACCAATGTGATTCCGATTACCGGAACGGTTGCTGGCAAAATTGATAAAGACGGAGCATATTTTAATGTACACACCGCTGCAAATCCTGCCGGAGAAGTGCGCGGTCAAATTCGCAGAACCCTTTCGTGTAAAATCAATACCTCCATTATTGAATCTGTTATCCAAGAATTAAATTTGAATAATAATTTCATTACTCAAGAATTGTTTTTAGAAGCGACTTTAGATAAATCCATGAGCATTGATTTATTTATAAATGATGCCCAAGGCAAACTAATTCGAAAATGGAAACAATCTTTCTATCCGGGATTTAATAAAATCAGTATTCCGATCGAGCAATTAGCTTCCGGTTTTTATTTATTAAATGTTGTTGAAGGGAATAATCCTTTGAGAAGCTTGAAATTTATTAAAAATTAA
- a CDS encoding GNAT family N-acetyltransferase, with protein MEIFYTDQDRPTTEEIIDLYLSAGLKRPVEDTERIARMYANSNLIVTARMNGQLIGVSRALTDHGFCCYLSDLAVRKEFQSAGIGKQLISLTKNLVGDQCMLLLLAAANAIEYYPKIGMEAVDNGFIIKRSI; from the coding sequence ATGGAAATATTTTACACGGATCAAGACCGACCCACAACGGAAGAAATTATTGATTTGTATTTAAGCGCAGGACTTAAACGACCCGTAGAAGATACCGAGCGAATTGCAAGGATGTATGCAAATTCCAATTTGATTGTTACGGCACGGATGAATGGACAACTTATTGGAGTATCTCGTGCCTTGACAGATCATGGGTTTTGTTGTTATCTGTCAGATCTGGCAGTGCGCAAAGAATTTCAATCTGCTGGAATTGGAAAACAATTGATCTCGTTGACAAAAAATCTTGTTGGAGATCAGTGTATGTTGTTACTTTTGGCTGCAGCAAATGCAATTGAATATTATCCGAAAATAGGAATGGAAGCAGTAGATAACGGATTTATAATTAAGCGGAGTATTTAA
- the pdxA gene encoding 4-hydroxythreonine-4-phosphate dehydrogenase PdxA, with translation MDKVKIGISCGDINSISLEVILKALNNEQIFKSIIPIIYGNIKIVSYHKNIALLENLSINIIGQGEKPRPGRINLVNCWSDNVTITLGKASPDGGKFAQIALERAVDDVLKSEIDALVTGPVNKLSMRMAGFNYSGHTGYLKDKAEVNDCLMFMVSDRIKIGLVTDHVAVSSIASQITKESVLSKLRIMEQSLMSDFGIEKPHIAVLGLNPHAGEEGLIGSEDEEIIRPAIIEAKKAGLFVAGPYSADGFFGSGHFSKFDGILAMYHDQGLIPFKNMSYYEGVNYTAGLNFVRTSPDHGTAFDIAGKNEADPRSMIHAIYTAKDIYLQRKGFHEMRENVLKKRPKLSEESSE, from the coding sequence ATGGACAAAGTAAAAATTGGGATCAGCTGTGGGGATATCAACAGTATCAGTTTGGAGGTAATCCTTAAAGCCCTCAACAACGAACAAATTTTTAAGAGCATCATCCCTATCATTTATGGGAATATTAAAATTGTATCGTATCATAAAAACATTGCACTGCTTGAAAATTTAAGTATCAATATTATTGGCCAGGGGGAAAAACCACGCCCTGGTAGAATCAATCTGGTCAATTGCTGGAGTGATAATGTAACGATCACCTTAGGGAAAGCAAGTCCAGATGGAGGTAAATTTGCCCAAATTGCTTTGGAACGAGCTGTGGATGATGTGTTGAAATCTGAAATTGACGCATTGGTTACGGGTCCTGTAAATAAATTGTCTATGCGGATGGCCGGGTTTAATTACTCGGGTCATACGGGTTATTTAAAAGACAAGGCAGAAGTAAATGATTGCTTGATGTTTATGGTTTCAGACCGGATTAAAATCGGTTTGGTTACCGATCATGTGGCGGTGTCTTCGATCGCTTCTCAAATTACTAAAGAAAGTGTATTGAGTAAGTTGCGGATCATGGAACAATCGCTGATGTCAGATTTTGGAATTGAAAAACCCCACATTGCAGTATTGGGATTAAATCCACATGCAGGTGAAGAAGGACTCATTGGTTCTGAAGATGAAGAAATAATCCGACCTGCAATCATAGAAGCCAAAAAAGCAGGTTTATTTGTTGCTGGACCCTATTCTGCGGATGGATTTTTTGGCAGTGGCCATTTTAGTAAATTTGATGGGATTCTTGCAATGTATCATGATCAAGGTTTGATTCCATTTAAAAACATGTCTTATTATGAAGGCGTTAATTATACAGCGGGTTTAAATTTTGTACGCACCTCGCCGGATCATGGAACTGCATTTGATATTGCAGGAAAGAATGAAGCAGATCCCCGTTCTATGATCCATGCAATATATACAGCAAAAGACATTTACTTACAACGTAAAGGCTTTCATGAAATGCGTGAAAATGTATTAAAGAAAAGGCCAAAGCTATCAGAAGAATCGAGCGAGTAG
- a CDS encoding glucosaminidase domain-containing protein translates to MPFVLFLMVSARPVSVQEKYIEQFKFLAISEMDRSGIPASIKMAQGLLESMAGRSELAIQANNHFGIKCKNNWNGETYQYEDDDYNTSGQLIASCFRSYSSAIDSYKDHSDFLMNRPRYKELFSLSKTDYTSWAYGLKRCGYATDPNYAERLIRTIQKYNLDLLDYKTELKEELIVETPKREIHTMESLQNKMIKPIFVSNPVKKSIPAKTIKGVQKKKRKSRI, encoded by the coding sequence ATGCCTTTCGTTTTATTCCTGATGGTCTCTGCCCGTCCGGTTTCTGTCCAGGAAAAATACATCGAACAATTTAAATTTCTCGCTATCAGCGAAATGGATCGCAGCGGCATTCCTGCCAGTATTAAAATGGCACAAGGGCTGCTTGAATCCATGGCCGGTCGAAGTGAACTTGCCATTCAGGCAAATAATCATTTTGGCATAAAATGTAAAAACAATTGGAATGGGGAAACCTATCAATACGAAGATGATGATTACAATACTTCAGGGCAATTGATTGCTTCTTGTTTTCGATCCTATTCTTCAGCAATTGATTCCTATAAAGACCACAGCGATTTTTTAATGAATCGCCCTCGATACAAAGAATTATTTAGTCTTTCCAAAACAGATTATACTTCATGGGCCTATGGACTTAAAAGGTGTGGATATGCAACCGATCCCAATTATGCCGAACGATTAATCCGTACAATACAAAAATACAATCTGGATTTATTGGATTATAAAACGGAGTTAAAAGAAGAATTGATTGTTGAAACTCCTAAAAGAGAAATTCATACTATGGAATCTCTTCAAAATAAAATGATTAAACCGATTTTTGTTTCAAACCCGGTTAAAAAATCTATTCCTGCAAAAACTATAAAAGGAGTACAAAAGAAGAAACGCAAGTCAAGAATTTAG
- a CDS encoding IS110 family transposase → MTNLQVKADFTGRIMFIGIDIHLKNWHVSLYYEQKLIKSFRQEGCPKTLSNYLNEHYPGAKYVCAYESGFSGFWAQRQLEQLGIECIVVHAADVPQTNKGKHFKTDKMDSKRIGAALGSGMLRGIYIPEAEAESDRQLVRCNVKLGNDVTACKHRIKSMLYQLGISIPQQYNNGNWSNKFMTWLKDLRFENESTRLALDLYFQTLLNLRQEKLNALRQIRRLQNKDRYSKLFKLLTSIPGIGPMTAITLLTEIVDMKRFNNFDELNSFIGFCPNEYSSGDKERKGRMSFRQHKRLRSLLIENAWIAIRNDPALLLYYSETKEKNTIKLNSKK, encoded by the coding sequence ATGACAAATTTACAAGTAAAAGCGGACTTTACTGGCCGCATTATGTTTATCGGTATCGACATACATTTAAAAAATTGGCATGTTTCATTATATTATGAGCAGAAACTTATAAAGAGTTTCCGGCAAGAAGGATGTCCAAAGACGTTGTCAAATTATTTAAATGAGCATTATCCAGGTGCGAAATATGTATGTGCATATGAATCCGGATTTAGTGGATTTTGGGCACAGCGTCAATTGGAGCAGTTAGGAATTGAGTGTATTGTGGTTCATGCAGCAGATGTACCCCAGACGAACAAAGGAAAGCATTTTAAAACAGACAAAATGGACTCCAAAAGGATTGGAGCTGCATTGGGAAGCGGTATGTTGCGAGGTATATACATTCCCGAAGCAGAAGCAGAATCAGACCGTCAATTAGTTCGATGTAATGTAAAATTGGGAAATGATGTTACAGCATGTAAGCATCGCATCAAGAGTATGTTATACCAACTTGGAATATCAATACCACAACAATATAATAATGGAAACTGGAGTAATAAATTTATGACATGGTTAAAGGATCTTCGCTTTGAAAATGAATCAACCAGACTAGCTTTAGACCTATACTTTCAAACCTTACTTAACTTGCGACAAGAAAAGCTAAATGCTTTGCGACAGATTCGGAGGCTACAGAACAAGGATCGGTATTCAAAATTATTTAAGTTATTAACGAGTATTCCAGGCATAGGGCCAATGACAGCAATTACTTTGCTAACTGAAATTGTGGACATGAAACGATTTAACAATTTTGATGAATTAAATAGTTTTATAGGATTTTGTCCAAATGAATATTCCAGCGGAGACAAAGAACGCAAAGGAAGAATGTCTTTTAGACAGCACAAAAGACTCCGCTCATTGCTAATTGAGAATGCCTGGATAGCCATTCGTAATGACCCCGCTCTGCTGTTATATTATAGTGAAACTAAAGAAAAAAACACAATCAAATTAAACAGTAAAAAATAA
- a CDS encoding transketolase, with protein sequence MEIGELKRMASQVRRDIIRQTHQCASGHPGGSLGCADFLTALYFNMLQKKLPFQMEGIGEDLFFLSNGHISPVFYSVLARSGYFPIDELNTFRKINSRLQGHPTTHEHLPGVRIASGSLGQGVSAALGAALAKKLDSDPGLVYVLTGDGELQEGQIWEAVLAAAHYKADNLILTVDWNGQQIDGPNDKVMSLGDLPAKWNSFGWDVLQMNGNNMEEVLNMLAVAKSKTGKGKPIVILMKTSMGFGVDFMMGSHKWHGVAPNAEQTAIALSQLEETYGDY encoded by the coding sequence ATGGAGATAGGAGAATTAAAGCGTATGGCATCCCAGGTTCGAAGGGATATCATCAGACAAACCCATCAATGCGCCAGCGGGCATCCGGGTGGTTCCCTGGGTTGTGCTGATTTTCTGACAGCTTTGTATTTTAATATGCTCCAAAAAAAATTACCCTTTCAAATGGAAGGCATTGGTGAAGACCTTTTTTTCCTTTCCAACGGTCATATTTCTCCGGTGTTTTATTCTGTATTGGCACGATCTGGTTATTTTCCAATTGATGAATTGAATACGTTTAGAAAGATAAATTCCAGATTGCAAGGGCACCCAACTACCCACGAGCACCTGCCAGGTGTTCGAATTGCCTCAGGTTCTTTAGGACAGGGTGTCAGTGCTGCATTGGGAGCTGCTTTGGCCAAAAAATTGGATTCAGATCCGGGTTTAGTATATGTTTTAACTGGTGATGGTGAATTGCAGGAAGGCCAAATCTGGGAAGCCGTATTGGCTGCCGCACATTATAAAGCAGACAATCTGATTCTTACCGTTGACTGGAATGGCCAACAAATTGATGGTCCAAACGACAAAGTAATGTCATTGGGAGACCTGCCTGCAAAATGGAATAGTTTCGGTTGGGATGTATTGCAAATGAATGGCAATAATATGGAAGAGGTACTTAACATGCTTGCAGTGGCAAAATCAAAAACCGGAAAAGGAAAACCAATTGTGATCCTTATGAAAACAAGTATGGGCTTTGGTGTTGATTTTATGATGGGCTCTCACAAATGGCACGGAGTCGCTCCCAATGCTGAACAAACCGCTATCGCCTTAAGTCAATTGGAAGAAACTTATGGAGACTATTAA
- a CDS encoding transketolase family protein: MSWDLYQSTKKSATRNGFGEGFLEAGRLDSRVVGLCADLVGSLKMDAFEKEFPNRFFQTGISEANMMGMAAGMATIGKIPYTGTFANFSTGRVYDQIRQSIAYSDKNVKICASHAGVTLGEDGATHQILEDIGLMKMLPGMTVINPADAHQTKEAAKAIAHWKGPVYLRFGRPDWPVFLENQPFEIGKGLVLKEGNDVSIFATGHMVWQALEACRELEKQGIDCELINIHTIKPLDVDCILKSVRKTNKVVSCEEHQRNGGLGDSIAQILVQHHPCRQEYVAVNDSFGESGKPMELLLKYGLGVEDVVKAAKKVLG; the protein is encoded by the coding sequence ATGTCCTGGGATCTCTACCAATCAACTAAAAAATCTGCAACCCGAAATGGTTTTGGAGAAGGTTTTCTTGAAGCCGGTCGTTTAGATTCCCGGGTCGTCGGATTGTGTGCTGATTTGGTTGGATCATTAAAAATGGATGCATTCGAAAAAGAATTTCCAAACCGTTTTTTTCAAACAGGAATTTCTGAAGCGAATATGATGGGGATGGCTGCCGGCATGGCGACGATTGGTAAAATTCCATATACCGGAACTTTTGCGAATTTTAGTACCGGTAGGGTGTACGATCAGATTCGTCAATCCATAGCATACTCTGATAAAAATGTAAAAATTTGTGCGTCTCATGCCGGTGTGACTTTAGGTGAAGACGGAGCAACACATCAGATTTTAGAAGACATTGGATTGATGAAAATGCTTCCGGGTATGACCGTTATCAATCCGGCAGATGCTCACCAAACCAAAGAAGCTGCCAAAGCAATTGCTCATTGGAAGGGACCGGTATATCTTCGATTTGGTCGTCCGGATTGGCCCGTATTTTTAGAAAATCAGCCGTTTGAAATCGGTAAAGGACTGGTCCTGAAAGAAGGAAACGATGTGAGCATTTTTGCAACAGGACACATGGTTTGGCAAGCACTCGAAGCCTGTCGTGAACTGGAAAAACAAGGCATCGATTGCGAACTAATCAACATTCATACGATAAAGCCACTCGATGTGGATTGTATATTGAAATCCGTTCGCAAAACCAATAAAGTAGTCAGCTGCGAAGAACACCAACGCAATGGGGGCTTGGGCGATTCAATTGCTCAGATCCTTGTGCAACATCACCCTTGCCGACAGGAATATGTTGCAGTAAATGATTCCTTCGGTGAATCCGGAAAACCGATGGAATTGTTATTAAAATATGGCTTAGGCGTCGAGGATGTCGTGAAAGCAGCAAAAAAGGTTTTGGGATAA